CACTGTGTAATCTCTGGTTCCACCTGAGCAGTGGCATCGGCAGATACTTCAATTTGAGcatcattatcaacatgagcaacCATATTACTTTGGCTACTTTCTTGGGGAATACTAGATTCTTCAGAAGAGTCTTCCGGCCCGTGCTCTGTAATCTCCGGTTGCATTTTAGCAGGGGCATCAACACATACAGAGTAAACGACCTGGCTGCTTTCTTGGGTTATACCAGATTCCGCAGAAACATCTTCAGATTTGCATGTGGTAATCTCCAATCCCCTTTGAGCATCTTCTGTGCCACTCACAGTATTCTCTGCAGTAGTATCAAGTTGCTCAAATGCATCTTCTACAGTGGTCGCATCTTGTTCAAAGCCACCATCTGTTGGCTGATTCGAGATTTCAACATCTGGAGAAGCAATAGCATTGGAGTCAGAAACTTCACCTTCTGAAACAGCTCCGGAGGTTGCTTCTTGCTCACAGAAATCCTCTTTGCATGCAACATCGGGGACAGTCTCAGAAATCTCGATTTCAGACTCATCatcatccttctccttctcggCGATTTCGAATAGGAGCGCAGAATCTATGTTGGTCTCGTCATCCTCTGCCTCTTGATCTGCTGAATTCTCCTCTTTGCAGCTGTCTTCCAGGACATTCTTCACCCTTTCTGTAACTTCTGCCTTAGGAATTTCCGATGCCGAGAGCTTCTCCTCTGATGTGCCCTGTCCATCAGAAGTATCCCCTTGACACACTTCTGCAACAGCTCCGGAGGTTGATTCTTGCTGGCAGAAATCCTCTTGGCATGCAACATCGGGGACAGTCTCGGAAATCTCCATTTCAGACTCGGCATCCTTCTGCTTCTCGCTGATTTCTGATTCGTTGGCAGAATCCATGCTGGTCTCGTCATCCTCTGCCTCTTGATCTGCTGAATTCTCCTCTTTGCATCTGTCTTCCAGGACATTCTCCATTACTTCAGACATAGGAATTTCCGATACCGAGAGCGCCTCTTCCGATGTGCCCTGTCCATCAGAAGTATCCCCTCGACACACTTTGCCCAGCATGATGTCTTCGTCTTCTTCCTGCTCCCTGCAGACCTCCGCCGTAGAAACAGCACATGTTCGCTCCGCGGCGATCTCCATTCCGTGGCCACCATCCGAGACGCACTCCTCATCGTCTCCTGGATCTTGTGTGTCTTCTGCTGTGGAAGCCTCATGTTGATTCACTGTGTCCAATCTGCAATCGACGCCTTCTTCATCGGCGATGATCCCTGTTTGACAGGGCAAATCTGAGATGATCTCCTCATCTTCTGGTTCCTGTTCTTCGATGGCCTCCTCTTCGCGCTCATCGCCCGATCCGCAGGATTTGGCCTCTTCATCTTCACCTTCCTGATGCTGGGCAAGAGCCTCTGCTTCCCCAATCTGCTCCTCTGAAACATCGTCATCCAGGCTATCACACTCGTACCCCTGGTACCTCATCCACGGCAGCTCCTCCACGAGATTGCCGGAGATGCCTGGATCGCTGCACTCCGACGAACTGTCCCTGCAGACACCAGGTCTGTCCTCGCCGTCACCGTCACCGTGAACAGCAAGATCGTTACTTTTGTCGAGGTCGTCGTCGGCGCCGCAACGGTCGAATACAACGAACTCCATCCGCCTGACCGTGGCGTCCATCTCGTCCAAGGACATGTCGCTGCAGCTGGTGCCGGAGCTGACCCTGGGGCCGGTGTACACCTCCACGAAGAAGTCGCCGAGGGCGTCCTGGTCGACCAACGGCGGCGCGACCTTCGCGGGAGCGCCGGCGCAGACGACGTCGTCCGGTCTCCGCTGGCCGGTGGTGCCCCTGCGGAACGCTGATACGCCCTTGTGCTTCATGCTCTGCTGCGTCTTGATGAGCCGGCGTCGCGTGGCGAGGAAGCTCCGGAGCGGCACGGCGGGCGCGTGGGCGTGGCCGTTGAGGGAGCAGTAGGTGTAGGGGCAGACCCGCATGGCGGCGGGGCCCTCGGCGTCGGTGGCCCCGGGCGCCAGGCCGAGCGCGAGGGGGAACTTGGCGTCCTTCAGGGTGGACGAGCAGGTGGGGCGGACCATGCCGGGCGACGCCGCCGCGGCGGGCGCCGGGAACAGCACCTTGCCCCTCGGCGTCACCCGCACCGGCCTATAACGCTGCCTCGTCGGCGTGGACGCGGACGCCGACGCCGACCCGCGCTGGCGATGGTGCTGGCCGGCCTTGGCGCCGGAGCTGCTGGTGCCGCGCATGTAGTTGGGCACGGAGGCCGGCGCCGGGGACGTCATGGCCGCGCCGCCGCGGTTCCTCGGCAGGCTCCCGCCGAGGCCGCCGCCGGCGTCCCTGAAGGTGCTGAAGCCCCTGGGCTTGGGGGGAGGGGTGAGGAGCGGGTCCTTGGGCTTCTTGGGCACCTCTTTGCTCCTCACCATGGCTGCTGCTGCAGCTAGTACTACCACTCCTCCTTCTTTGCTCTCCCTGGATGGATGTCTTGGCTTCACTCCACGGATCCCTCCCTCAGGTTCTTGGAATCTCTCGGCTTGAGCTGGGAGGTTCCGTGGAGTGCTcggcttcttcctccttgagctgAAGGGCGGGTCGGCAAGCAAAGGCAAAGGTGATGTGAACTATGGGACTGTGGGGGAGAGGAGGTTGGGAGTTGGACCAAGGAAGAAGAATTTGGAATGGACTCGAGGAGAAAGAGTGGAAGGGAAGGAGAAAAGAATGGTGGAATGGATTCTGTGGGAATGGAATGCGATGTGAGGAAGAAGGGAAGGGGGAGCCGGCCGCGGCGAGTGGGTGGGCGGCTCAAAGTTGAGAGGGAGAGCGGCTGTGTGTGTGAGTGTGACACTTTCTTTGTCTCTTCGATGCCGGATCTCCTGTGGTGGCCTAGTTTTGTGGACAACCCTGTGGTGTGGAGGATTGTTGGGTTTAGGAGGATCCAGTTATGAGGTGTTTCTTTTTGGAGGAAGGAATTCATTTATGAGTTTGGCTGGTGTTGGAAAAGGTAGACAATGGACTTGGAGTCGTTGGTCATAAAATTCGTTCCTTACATTTGATGGCACCAATCAGTAGCATTAAAAAGCACTGTAAGTACACTTAAGACCTCTAGAGTATGTCCATTGTAAAAGGGAACAGGTTAAAAACTTTATGCACAAACACATTGTACACAAAGAAAAGGCAGGGAGAGGACCACCCGACCGCCAGTCGCCTGAGCATGCGGCGACCCAGGGGAACAAACCCTAGTCAGAGGAGGAGGCCTCCACTGGCGGCCCTTCTCCGCCGCCACTGCCCCTGGCCCTTGCCGCGATGGTGGTGCCCCCTCCGCTCCAAAGGTGGCGGTCGGAAGAGACGAGCTGGCGGCAGGACCTCGTGCGGCGGCGATGTTTCTGCGGGCATGGATGCATAGCGGAGCACCGCCGCGGGTGTGGCGGCGCGGCGGTCATCTATGTGTGTGTGGCGGAGCTGCAAGGTCGACGAGGCCACATGGCGCGGTGGTCTGCTGGGCGCAGATCTTGGGTCCTCCATGCCCAGATCCCCGCATGTGCGCCACGGTCGTCCGAGGCATTGGATGGCGGCTATTGACCATGGGGGCGCGTGCTGCGGCTGTAGTTGCTAGCAGCGATATACCGGGGCTACGACCCTGCGTGGACCTGCATGTGGTGGTCGACGTCTTCAGCCACAAAGGTGGCGATGCTGTCGGCTTGGCCTAGGGAGCGTCATGCGCGCTGGATCTGCTCGGTCCTAGTGTCTGGTCGGGCTGGTTGTGGTGGCATCACCGGCAGGAAAAGAGGTGGCTAGGAGGGACATGCTGTTGGGCTTTGACATGTCGGGGCTTGGCAGCGGGCGAGGCGGTGGTGCTAGTTCGGTCTTGGCGGTGGAAGTTAGGTTGCAGGTCGTTGTCGGTGGACTTGGCTGGTTGGAGGCGGAGGATCCTAAGAGAAATCCTTGTCCTAGCGATGGCCAGGACCAGCGACACCCCGCGGGTGCCTTTGACTTTCTTGGAAGCTTCGTCAAGGGCTCCTCTCCTCATCAAGTGTCCTTGCCCCCGAGGGAAACCTCAGATCCTCAGGATCCGACGACGAAGGCGTCTCAACGTCTTTCTCCTCGTTGGTGGCATGGTCTCGGAGTTGGCTTCGACTTGGGGTATGGTGGATGGTTGGTGCTGAGACGACTCGCTTGGCGGAGCTGCGGGCAGTTTGGCAATAGTGATGCGTCGAGCAGAGCTTGGGTCGCGGCGTGGGCTTTGTTAGGTTGTTATCGGCGTGTGCGATGGGTTCTCTCGTGCTTCAATGTGTCACTGTGAAGTCGAAGCTGTGGTGGAGTGTCCATGCGGCAGTGATGACCGAGAACCGGTGGTTTGTGGAGGATTCGGTCGGCGCGAGCCCAACATAGTTCTCTTGCGAAGCTCCTCGTCTGAGCCGGAGTCGGAGCCGTCTCACGTTGGCGTGTGTGACCGATTGGATCGGATGCGCTTGTGTTCCATAACGATTTTGGTGTACTTGTATCGGTTTTTGTCGGTTACCCGTTAATTAATGGGCCATCTTCTTCGTTATTAATGAAATGGCAAGTCTTGCCTAGTTGCAAGAAGAAAAAATGCACACATCTGTCAAAGAGAACCAAACAGTTTTGCATACTGAGTACAAGTGTGGTGGCTCCAAAACTCTCGTCTCATCTGATCCTGCGATATGAAGATGGAAGAAGGTGACGTGGATCTCCACTTTAGTGACGGCGACATGGATTAGCTTTATCGCTGGGGACGATTGGTCTTTCATTATAGTGCTGCCGATGGGACCAAAGCTTGATCTGGATTTGTTATCAGCGTAGCACCACAGTTTGCCTTCCACGCAACCCGCAGCTTTTGTGCCGCGCCGGAGCCGCGGAAGCGCAAGTGCGGCGTGCATCACGATTAACGTGTGCAGTCAACGGGATATGCCGGGTTTTATTCGTTGTGTACTATACTCATTGATCGTATGTAAATTATTCGAATTTTTTTTTATGAATGTCTATGGAAAGATCTGAATTATCAGAAATATTATATAAGGCACGCTTCTTTCGCACTGCCTTTTTAGCAAGACTTTGACCACGAATATATACCAAATGATATGATTTCGGGATGTATAAATGGCATCGTTGCACTCGTCTTGTAAGTCTctttcatctcatacatatttcaACAAATTTTGTGAACATATTTTGGGAGACCGAGAACCTCCGATAGCATTTGGGGGGTGGGGGGGTgggggagggggaggggtggGGGGATCAGATGAGACGAGAGTTCAGGAGCCACCACACTCTACACTTGTATGTACCGGCGACGAGGGTGAGATCGAGAACCTCCGATAGCATTTTTAGGGGCATCGGAAATAGCCTCACacgggctcgtcgacgggctcgtccttcaccaagccgctcgGTCCTGCcttgccgtcgtcggtgaggtccaccagcggcttgccggactcgcggatggacatggcgatcgccgtctcgacgtcgcccctccaggcgtccttgtcattgagcgacgccaagaacgccgcccgccgactcggggtcgtcgctgctggcgataagccgctgctgccgctcgtactccgccagtagcgccgcctgcgacggttcctccggctcctccttcacctccggctgccgccggctgccgctgccgccacgcctcgtgttgacaggcgtcgccggctcctccttcacctcccgtttggggacggtgtagggcgccgacctgtacgacgaggacggcgtcgatcgcgccggtcccgaggaagaagagtgcgaggaggacgagtacgtcgtcctcctcggctgccattgaggtgacggcggcggtgacgacggcatctccaacctcggagcgccgttgcggatgccgcggatgacgttctcgagggtgcgccccggaacgccccagaacagggcgcggccgtccttgttccagctgttggggccgccgacgagcccgtcggtgctgtgcatctcgacgttgtacttcgccttgaagtacgtcgtccacTAGGCGTCGTTGTCGTTGGCTGCCCACGTCGGATCCTGCCGCTCggcggcggtgagttgagcccgacgggccttgatggtgtccctccattggtccgtgcgcggcttcggcAGCGGCGTAAcaccaatgccgttcacggccatcttccagccgccgctgcttggcagccgcatgtccggcgggactggataccgggcgttgtacagcgcccacgcctccgacacggtgaggctgccgcggccgaagccgttcgccgcggtgatcttgcgggaggacgagctcgacatttttggagcggcgatgagaagatctgggagggggaggcaacggcgacgagaaggtttgtgagcggtgagaactgcagggcgtctttaaacagcggcggaagcgggtggttgcacgcaataacgccgaagcggacggccacgcggccattagcacgacgagacgcgtccctgcgtcgcctgggaaaacagggacgccattaacgtcgcttgaccaaaggtaggcgacggggttttaggcttccgagccgctacgcgtcgggcccgcgtcggttcgcctcgcttttcgttgtgtccggcgtgcccggtgcgtcccctgtggaacggggacgggctcggggcgccggacaccgtatcggggcgcgccggacaaaaatgggctttgggggacgcggctggaacggtttttttgtccggcgcgccccaaatccctttgggggacgctttgggggacgcggctggagatgctcttacatctGATGGCAGCAACCACTAGCACCGAAGAGTTCTGTAAggacatctccagcggcgcgacgcagcgACCGTTTCCGTCCGccttgaccggaaatgcgtctggggcctgttccagcggggcgacgcaaagtgaccggaccgtccgcggagacgcaaacctgacccaaatatgcgcctcagatgcgtgatacgtctcaaacgtatctataatttcttatgttccatgctacttttatgatgatactcacatgttttatacacattatatgtcattattatgcattttccggcactaacctattaacgagatgccgaagagccagttgctgttttctgctattttggtttcagaaatcctagtaaggaaatattctcggaattggacgaaatcaacgcccaggggcctatttttccacgaagcttccagaagaccggaggagacacgaagtggggccacggggcgccgccacactaggcggcgcggcctacaggggggccgcgcggccctagcgtgtggggcccccgtgacgcatcctgacctgcccttccgcctacttaaagccttcgtcgcgaaacccccagtaccgagagccacgatacggaaaaccttccagagacgccgccgccgccaatcccatctcgtgggattcaggagatcgcctccggcaccctgccggagaggggaatcatctcccggaggactcttcaccgccatggtcgcctccggattgatgtgtgagtagttcacctctggactatgggtccatagcagtagctagatggttgtcttctcctctcatgctatcattgttggatcttgtgagctgcctaacatgatcaagatcatctatttgtaatgctacatgttgtgtttgttgggatccggtgaatatggaatactatgctatgttgattatcaatatatctatgtgttgtttatgatcttgcatgctcttcgttattagtagaggctctggccaagtcgttacttgtaactccaagagggagtatttatgctcgatagtgggttcatgcctccattaaatctgggacagtgacagaaagttctaaggttgtggatgtgctgttgctactagggataaaacatcaatgctatgtctaaggatatttgtgttgattacattacgcaccatacttaatgcaattgtctgttgtttgcaacttaatactggaaggggttcagatgataacctgaaggtgggctttttaggcatagatgcatgctggatagcggtctatgtactttgtcgtaatgcccaattgaatctcacactactcatcataacatgtatgtgcattgttatgctctctttatttgtcaattgcccaactgtaattttttcatccaacatgctatttatcttatgggagagacaccactagtgaactgtggaccccggtccattcttttacatcaaatacaatctactgcaatactcgttctactgttttctgcaaacatcatcatccacactatacatctaatcctttgttacagcaagccggtgagattgacaacctcactgtcacgttggggcaaagtaatttggttgtattgtgcaggttccacgttggcgccggaatccctggtgttgcgccgcactacactccgtcaccaacaaccttcaacgtgcttcttggctcctactggttcgataaaccttgttttcttactgagggaaaacttgccgctgtacgcatcatacctttctggcgacgttgcaatccaactcccacgtcagcaatgcgtctctgcggacgtccggaaacgtccgctcgcgtctggcggacgtttcggcgggcccgcctggcagcgaccctgcgtcgatgcgtcttctcaaacgcgccagcgactgcaaagctgcgtcgcttcggcactctgcgccacgttaatggtgacgatgcctcggctgccgagcggccgcccacctccgccaaccacgttaatggcgacgccacgcatcccgcggccaccgcatgccagcggcctatataaagggggcgcgcgttcttcttccacatccactcctccaaagaaaccctagccgccacaaagctcgaccgtagcaccgcctaggtgttcctgcgatgCAGCCAATctcgcgaggaagtccatggccggtcctggtggccggcgaggcggtcgaggccgcggccctgggcgcccccgtggccggggcaggggccgccgtggtggagcagctacggccccacgctcgccgtcgcctgcgcccatctcgtcctcgcaggaggagcgctgctgcgagttcctcctccgcatcgacgacgacccactcgccatcaagcggctaccggacaagttcgccgagttcgtcgacagcgtcgagccggcgcagttgcagctacgggaggccagctgcaacttttgccgttggaccgtggaggtccttttcgacgggcagggcaagatgtacctgcacacgaggtgggacaagttcgcccgtgacctcgacctcgagcccggctgccagctcaccttcctctacgagggggacgacgagatgatcgtcaaggtgttcgacgacacagcctgccgcaggcactaccacaccgacgactccggctccgacaccgatagttagaacgtcgagtgttctttctttgcagcgaatatggctacgggccagaccaagccagtagtcgaggtttctggatgttcgcctcatcggtagaaccaacaagggcaccaccttctcccgctggattttccagtttgggtgattgggtgtgccctcgaatgttctttcttggcagcgaacatacggaaatcaacacaactggcttctttttaaaaaaaattatatttgtgtcgaccatggttcaaactatgtgttagtttgtgtaaaccatgttccaaactatgtgttagtttgtgtaaaatcatgtttcaaaatgttatatttgaaactatgtttaaatggagaagagggaaaaaaggaaaaaaatgcgtcgccccgctggagcagacgccagacgcaaacggacgcacggacaaaaacggtcatttttgtgtccgcagcgcgacgcaaacggacgctcgtggACATTAAAatgtgtcgcgccgctggagatgccctaagtacacttaagagcatcttcaccggtGCCCCCACCCCCTCCCCCCCAAATAGGCGGCGGTAGGGGCGTCAGCACTACCGTATTGGGGTGCCGGCACAACATTCTCTATTTGAGGATGTTGTTCCCACACGGCGCTCCCCATACGGCGACCAACAAGCATATTTTAAGCAGAAATTTGGTGCAGGCGCTTCCAATCAAAGCCCTTAGCATAGGGATCCTTTCGGGAGTGCCGACGCTTTTACAGGGCTCTAAAATATGCCGATATTTTTTATGGAGCGCCGCTGCGGACGCTTTCTCTCGCTAGAATCCCAATAGAGTTATTAGGAGCTCTATTGggagcgccggtggagatgctctaagacctCTAGGTTTGTTGCTGCAGGATGTACTGTACTCACGCTGGATGCTTTGctaggtggagatgctctaagacctCTAGGTTTTTATATATTTGTTGTACACTACTGAGATTCGTTAAAATTTGAAAGTATGTAGATAAtagatggagggagtagtataaTCATTGGTTCTCATAATAGGTGGCAAGAAAGCAGGTTTGTTAttgatttttatttattttatcttCTTTATGTTTGCACCAAAAGAACTTCTAACCTTCCATTTTCAAATGTTTTTAAGCGACGTACAACTTTTTTTTATTTCATATTACTAAAATActtaattttcttttcttttatttcattttataaAGTATGCTAAATTACTAGGTTTTAATTTTTTCCTAATTATTTATTTCCCTTTTTGCATTTCATAGTCTCTCCTGTTTTTGTGGACTCGAATTACAAATGTTTGAAACTACAACCACGTTGTAACTTGTAAGCCACACCATTTTTAATGCAGCTAGGTAGCATAAAAGTGTTACGGAAGTTAGAAATCAAACAATTAGACATTCAAATAAATTATATAAATATTTCATGACTTGCTCTTCTCCATGTTTTTTTGTATTTCATTTTTCGAAGTTGCTTACTACACAAGACCAAATAATTCCAACCACGCAAGATACGACAAAATTATAGAAAAAATATGTTCTGTTTCATGATCATCTAAATGAAAGGGTTGCATCCAAAACATCAACATTTTAGATCAAttctatgaaacaaattcaactcACTTACTAAACAAGATGTCTAAATATAATTGTATACAGTACCGAAACTTAGACGGTGCGATTTTACATATAAAATTAATTATGAATCAGATACATTTTGACATTGACCGTCAATTATTTATAATAAACATTTTTACTCCATCCATCTAATAAGTAATTTTTGTGCTTTAAACTGTTCATCCTTTGATATACAATTCGCAgtactactttttcctatataaACCAATTAATAATGTAATGATGCTCATATATATCAATGTAGTACATATTTTCAAACAATTGAAATATTTAGTTAATGCAAATAAATATTGTTTCGTTGAACTGAAATTATTATATTGCAAAAGATATTTCCCTAAGTGTATGTTGGTACTATTGAATAAGGTATAGTTACAATATATTCCACCTAAATCTAAGCAAACCACTTCGTGTAGCTAGTTTTTACCTCTTATTTATCTTAGTTGGTTTATATGTGTATTTGTCATAGAGTTCTTAAATATATatagggagtggtgttttggcacccgggagcatatgctcccggtttttaaattttattttaaatGCATTTTCAAAATGTTGAAAAGTTCGGACATAAAATTTAATAGGTACATCTCGAAGTTCTACATGTTTACAAATTGGTCTCACGGAAAACTGATATTTTTACTGTcgcgtgtaaaaaagacaaattttggtgCAAAAAAATAGCACTGTACGTGACGtttttttgtctttttcacaCAAGTCATCAAAAATGTTGGTTTTTTTTACAAAACTTGATGTACGTACGTAGAATATCGAAACGTAAGCGCGGaaatttttgttcaaattttcttgacatttcaaaatgtttttccggagacaggagcatatgctcccatgtgccgaattgaatttctctctctctat
This Lolium perenne isolate Kyuss_39 chromosome 1, Kyuss_2.0, whole genome shotgun sequence DNA region includes the following protein-coding sequences:
- the LOC127316369 gene encoding uncharacterized protein isoform X2, with amino-acid sequence MVRSKEVPKKPKDPLLTPPPKPRGFSTFRDAGGGLGGSLPRNRGGAAMTSPAPASVPNYMRGTSSSGAKAGQHHRQRGSASASASTPTRQRYRPVRVTPRGKVLFPAPAAAASPGMVRPTCSSTLKDAKFPLALGLAPGATDAEGPAAMRVCPYTYCSLNGHAHAPAVPLRSFLATRRRLIKTQQSMKHKGVSAFRRGTTGQRRPDDVVCAGAPAKVAPPLVDQDALGDFFVEVYTGPRVSSGTSCSDMSLDEMDATVRRMEFVVFDRCGADDDLDKSNDLAVHGDGDGEDRPGVCRDSSSECSDPGISGNLVEELPWMRYQGYECDSLDDDVSEEQIGEAEALAQHQEGEDEEAKSCGSGDEREEEAIEEQEPEDEEIISDLPCQTGIIADEEGVDCRLDTVNQHEASTAEDTQDPGDDEECVSDGGHGMEIAAERTCAVSTAEVCREQEEDEDIMLGKVCRGDTSDGQGTSEEALSVSEIPMSEVMENVLEDRCKEENSAEDDETNIDSALLFEIAEKEKDDDESEIEISETVPDVACKEDFCEQEATSGAVSEGEVSDSNAIASPDVEISNQPTDGGFEQDATTVEDAFEQLDTTAENTVSGTEDAQRGLEITTCKSEDVSAESGITQESSQVVYSVCVDAPAKMQPEITEHGPEDSSEESSIPQESSQSNMVAHVDNDAQIEVSADATAQVEPEITQCKLEEPSEESGISKESSQSSKSALVNNVVETEPEFTTCKLEDPREESGILQEVVQDRNSAYLGEGAQMQLGNVTNEFDATSEECGIAQEIGEDDNSVSDDAQNGSELTMCELDDASESVAVQEIDQDHNCADVISGALIESELITPSQLANAESDATQEVVPDDNNADVNDGPEREWETMACEPEHAHEELDIIQEGDKDGCAAGVCAGALKETQTSNIKDACEEVCVTEEANLSHAEHNYDPSAADSIGAPQSLPAEDDDAKEFSVDDMCNVFSGMNLKGDVYVDPTESEISPRKRLIIAGRRRTPEEEEHMRGFNPRGPNFLPLELDPDSEKVDLKHQTAEDRKNAEEWMIDYALRRAVNNLGARKKKVELLVQAFETVLPHDEDEKKSTPTRAVQACN
- the LOC127316369 gene encoding uncharacterized protein isoform X1 yields the protein MVRSKEVPKKPKDPLLTPPPKPRGFSTFRDAGGGLGGSLPRNRGGAAMTSPAPASVPNYMRGTSSSGAKAGQHHRQRGSASASASTPTRQRYRPVRVTPRGKVLFPAPAAAASPGMVRPTCSSTLKDAKFPLALGLAPGATDAEGPAAMRVCPYTYCSLNGHAHAPAVPLRSFLATRRRLIKTQQSMKHKGVSAFRRGTTGQRRPDDVVCAGAPAKVAPPLVDQDALGDFFVEVYTGPRVSSGTSCSDMSLDEMDATVRRMEFVVFDRCGADDDLDKSNDLAVHGDGDGEDRPGVCRDSSSECSDPGISGNLVEELPWMRYQGYECDSLDDDVSEEQIGEAEALAQHQEGEDEEAKSCGSGDEREEEAIEEQEPEDEEIISDLPCQTGIIADEEGVDCRLDTVNQHEASTAEDTQDPGDDEECVSDGGHGMEIAAERTCAVSTAEVCREQEEDEDIMLGKVCRGDTSDGQGTSEEALSVSEIPMSEVMENVLEDRCKEENSADQEAEDDETSMDSANESEISEKQKDAESEMEISETVPDVACQEDFCQQESTSGAVAEVCQGDTSDGQGTSEEKLSASEIPKAEVTERVKNVLEDSCKEENSADQEAEDDETNIDSALLFEIAEKEKDDDESEIEISETVPDVACKEDFCEQEATSGAVSEGEVSDSNAIASPDVEISNQPTDGGFEQDATTVEDAFEQLDTTAENTVSGTEDAQRGLEITTCKSEDVSAESGITQESSQVVYSVCVDAPAKMQPEITEHGPEDSSEESSIPQESSQSNMVAHVDNDAQIEVSADATAQVEPEITQCKLEEPSEESGISKESSQSSKSALVNNVVETEPEFTTCKLEDPREESGILQEVVQDRNSAYLGEGAQMQLGNVTNEFDATSEECGIAQEIGEDDNSVSDDAQNGSELTMCELDDASESVAVQEIDQDHNCADVISGALIESELITPSQLANAESDATQEVVPDDNNADVNDGPEREWETMACEPEHAHEELDIIQEGDKDGCAAGVCAGALKETQTSNIKDACEEVCVTEEANLSHAEHNYDPSAADSIGAPQSLPAEDDDAKEFSVDDMCNVFSGMNLKGDVYVDPTESEISPRKRLIIAGRRRTPEEEEHMRGFNPRGPNFLPLELDPDSEKVDLKHQTAEDRKNAEEWMIDYALRRAVNNLGARKKKVELLVQAFETVLPHDEDEKKSTPTRAVQACN